From one Streptomyces sp. CA-210063 genomic stretch:
- a CDS encoding DUF2087 domain-containing protein: MTTAPTEDQTRAEDLPPSCRDLIGILAQTDRRDAFAALALGATSVAQVAERAGLRPAAAAVALQKLVDGRIAAYDADARTYRLIDDTFRLAVQAEVRISGRGGGDGAGAYFRKGRLTSIPGKAEVRSRVLTVVADSFEAGVTYSEAKVNAICGQWFDDWVTLRRALVDENLLRRDESGTQYERV; the protein is encoded by the coding sequence ATGACCACGGCCCCCACCGAGGACCAGACCCGCGCCGAGGACCTGCCGCCGTCCTGCCGCGATCTGATCGGCATCCTCGCCCAGACCGACCGGCGCGACGCCTTCGCGGCTCTCGCGCTCGGCGCGACCTCCGTGGCACAGGTGGCGGAGCGGGCGGGGCTGCGCCCGGCCGCCGCCGCCGTCGCCCTGCAGAAGCTCGTCGACGGGCGGATCGCCGCGTACGACGCCGACGCCCGCACCTACCGGCTGATCGACGACACGTTCCGGCTGGCCGTCCAGGCGGAGGTCAGGATCTCCGGCCGGGGCGGCGGCGACGGCGCGGGGGCCTACTTCCGCAAGGGACGGCTGACCTCGATCCCCGGCAAGGCCGAGGTCCGCAGCCGGGTGCTCACCGTCGTGGCCGACTCCTTCGAGGCCGGTGTCACCTACTCCGAAGCCAAGGTCAACGCGATCTGCGGCCAGTGGTTCGACGACTGGGTGACCCTGCGCCGGGCGCTCGTGGACGAGAACCTGCTGCGCCGCGACGAGTCGGGCACGCAGTACGAACGCGTATGA